The Chitinophagales bacterium genomic interval GGCAGCCATGTGGTGCATCACCAAAGCGAGGAATATAACTTAACAGTTGCATTAAGGCAGGCTTGGTTGCAAGGTGCATTTTCTTGGTTTTTTTATCTACCCTTGGCTATCATAGGTTTGGAGCCGCAAATGTTTTTTACCATTGCCGCTATTAATACGCTCTATCAGTTTTGGATTCACACGCGCCTAATCGGGAAGTTGCATCCGGCTTTGGAGTTTGTATTTAATACGCCTTCGCACCATCGTGTTCACCACGGTGTTAATCCAAAGTATATTGATAAAAATCACGGAGGTACTTTTATTATTTACGATAGGCTTTTTGACACTTTTCAGGAAGAAGAAGAAGAGGTGGTGTACGGCATTACCACTCAGGCAAACAGTTGGAATCCTCTTTGGTTGAATTTTGAATATTGGATTCAACTTTTTAAAGAAGTATATAGCCTTCGTTCTCTTTCTAACAAGGTAAAAATGCTATTGCTCAATCCCGGTTGGAAACCTGCCGAACTGGGCGGCACACCTCCGCATAAAGAAGTTTCGCCACACCAATTTCGAAAATACGATACCGTTGTTTCCCCTGCGCTAAGCCATTATGTTTTGATACAGTATGTATTGCTCATTGCCGGAACCTCCTTCTTTCTTTTTTCTGAGGCTAAACCGCCTTTTAGTAAAAACATTGCTATTAAATTGGGTGTAATTGCATACATTATTGTAACCATAGTAAATCTTGGTGGCATGTTCGAAAAGAAAAAATGGGTTACCATATTGGAATATGCTCGCATAGTGCTGCTGCCCTTTTTAGTGTACTGCATACAGCCCAATACCGTTGTTTTTGTTACCACTTTACTCTTATCTATATTGCTTATTGGCTGGTATAAAAAAGGCACGGGATAAATATCCCTTTTTTGAAATATATCCTTACCTTTTTTAAAAAAAATTTTGCAAGTATTAAAAGTAGAACTACTTTCAGCATTCTAAACAACCAAAATAAAGATTATGTCGAGCTATGGAATTGGAGGAAACGAAGTAAAAGGTGATGCATCAGAAGCAATTGCCGATATTCCTCAAAACAAAACATTAGTAATTGAACAACTTACAGCCGATGCGCCAATTAAACCAGGCATTGTAGAAGGATTACAAACCGTAGAAGACGTATTTGCCCACTACAAACCGGAGGTTGAAGTAGAGTTTCAAAA includes:
- a CDS encoding sterol desaturase family protein translates to MGLIVLSIPAFFILIGIELLVSKLKHLPYYRFNDAITNLSCGIGSQVVGILIKTLTVGGYVFIYNYSPWKGLIPTNWWVWILLWLAVDFFYYWFHRLAHEVSILWGSHVVHHQSEEYNLTVALRQAWLQGAFSWFFYLPLAIIGLEPQMFFTIAAINTLYQFWIHTRLIGKLHPALEFVFNTPSHHRVHHGVNPKYIDKNHGGTFIIYDRLFDTFQEEEEEVVYGITTQANSWNPLWLNFEYWIQLFKEVYSLRSLSNKVKMLLLNPGWKPAELGGTPPHKEVSPHQFRKYDTVVSPALSHYVLIQYVLLIAGTSFFLFSEAKPPFSKNIAIKLGVIAYIIVTIVNLGGMFEKKKWVTILEYARIVLLPFLVYCIQPNTVVFVTTLLLSILLIGWYKKGTG